In one Vicugna pacos chromosome 22, VicPac4, whole genome shotgun sequence genomic region, the following are encoded:
- the C22H5orf47 gene encoding uncharacterized protein C5orf47 homolog, giving the protein MAAAGREREREQARFVYVTRFGSHQCGSVLRLGGRRAQGRWSPGLGAGRSREEPRAAAAAAAAAGAPGGGELPPGSRPRAPAASSPERASSARSGPRPAARAGLTQEDLAKKFDFPIPLNEASKIMKKKKKASVWNGVYKVICKMLEENEKYRLRLKSQQLSGGNSDYTG; this is encoded by the exons ATGGCGGCGGCCGGCCGAGAGCGGGAGCGGGAGCAGGCGCGCTTCGTCTACGTGACCCGCTTCGGCTCGCACCAGTGCGGCAGCGTCCTGCGGCTGGGCGGCCGGCGGGCTCAGGGCCGGTGGAGCCCCGGGCTCGGGGCGGGCCGCAGCCGAGAGGagccgcgggcggcggcggcggcggcggcggcggcgggggccccGGGCGGCGGGGAGCTGCCCCCCGGCTCCCGGCCCAGGGCCCCCGCCGCCTCCTCCCCGGAGCGGGCGTCGAGCGCGCGGAGCGGGCCCCGGCCGGCGGCGCGTGCAG GTTTAACTCAGGAGGATTTGGCTAAAAAGTTTGACTTCCCCATACCTTTGAATGAAGCTtccaaaataatgaagaaaaagaaaaag GCTTCAGTGTGGAATGGAGTGTACAAAGTCATTTGTAAAAtgcttgaagaaaatgaaaaatatagactCAGGCTGAAATCTCAACAATTATCTGGTGGAA ACTCGGATTACACAGGATGA